In Microbacterium cremeum, a genomic segment contains:
- a CDS encoding ABC transporter substrate-binding protein gives MSGRGRRTRRVAAAGAVIALGGALLAGCSADGRETIRFTFSKREALEFMNEVVAEYNASQDDVRVEMDTSGVDVVSASFVRGNPPDLMLANYNYEVARFVQRCALSDLSGTDAAARIRADLQPLMDQYGACEGRTSALPYSVMAASVIYNKEIFAENGVDVPQTWSELLEVCETLQAAGVTPFYATFKDDWTIGQGWYDYSVGGSLDVVDFFDRLAAEGAQVGPESDASFQKDFAEPVDRMLQLTGTYVNADAASRGYGDGNLAFANGEAAMYLQGPWAFSEIAKTAPDLELGTFPLPVTDDPGDLAVRVNMDLAAMIPEASRHKDAARDFLEYLYEPERIEAYNASQLGFTPTTDAAPPDDPRIEGMQDYYDDGQVYQGPSVLVPKTIPVFNYTQAMVFGADPASVLRTMDQDWARLAFRQPAPSSETKESAQ, from the coding sequence ATGTCGGGAAGAGGAAGACGGACGCGACGCGTCGCGGCAGCAGGGGCGGTGATCGCGCTCGGCGGCGCGCTGCTCGCCGGTTGCTCGGCGGACGGACGTGAGACGATCCGGTTCACCTTCAGCAAGCGGGAGGCGCTCGAGTTCATGAACGAGGTCGTCGCCGAGTACAACGCGTCGCAGGACGATGTCCGCGTCGAGATGGACACCTCGGGCGTCGACGTGGTGTCGGCGAGCTTCGTCCGCGGCAATCCGCCCGACCTCATGCTCGCCAACTACAACTACGAGGTCGCCCGATTCGTGCAGCGGTGCGCACTGAGCGATCTGTCCGGAACGGATGCCGCCGCCCGCATTCGCGCCGACCTGCAGCCGCTGATGGATCAGTACGGCGCATGCGAGGGCCGCACCAGCGCGCTGCCGTACTCGGTGATGGCGGCGTCCGTGATCTACAACAAGGAGATCTTCGCCGAGAACGGCGTGGACGTGCCGCAGACGTGGAGCGAGCTGCTCGAGGTGTGCGAGACGTTGCAGGCCGCGGGCGTCACTCCGTTCTACGCCACCTTCAAGGACGACTGGACGATCGGGCAGGGCTGGTACGACTATTCCGTCGGCGGCTCGCTCGACGTCGTCGACTTCTTCGATCGCCTCGCCGCCGAGGGGGCGCAGGTCGGCCCCGAATCGGATGCCTCGTTCCAGAAGGACTTCGCCGAGCCGGTGGACAGGATGCTGCAGCTCACCGGCACGTACGTCAACGCCGACGCCGCGAGCCGGGGATACGGCGACGGCAACCTGGCCTTCGCGAACGGCGAGGCCGCGATGTACCTGCAAGGGCCGTGGGCATTCAGCGAGATCGCGAAGACCGCGCCCGATCTCGAGCTCGGCACGTTCCCGCTGCCGGTGACCGACGATCCGGGCGATCTTGCCGTCCGCGTCAACATGGACCTCGCGGCCATGATCCCCGAGGCGTCACGCCACAAGGACGCCGCGCGAGACTTCCTCGAGTACCTCTACGAACCCGAGCGCATCGAGGCCTACAACGCCTCGCAGCTCGGATTCACGCCGACGACGGATGCCGCACCCCCCGACGACCCGCGGATCGAGGGCATGCAGGACTACTACGACGACGGTCAGGTCTATCAGGGTCCCTCCGTACTGGTGCCCAAGACGATCCCGGTCTTCAACTACACGCAGGCGATGGTGTTCGGGGCGGATCCGGCATCCGTGCTGCGCACGATGGATCAGGACTGGGCGCGTCTGGCGTTCCGTCAGCCTGCGCCCTCCAGTGAGACGAAGGAGTCCGCGCAATGA
- a CDS encoding carbohydrate ABC transporter permease translates to MSTTTTIVTQGDPTTRRSSRRVEPIYYLFLLPSLVLFTLAITVPGVIGIFFSFTDSIGIGDWNFVGLTNYIALLSDPAILQSYLFTFGFAVATVIVVNVVAFLLAVGLTSRIRLKTGLRTIFVIPMVISGIIIAYVFNFLFSNSLPAAGGALGIPWLATSLLANPDLAWVAIVIVTAWQAIPGTLLIYIAGLLSVPGDVYEAADLDGASKTQQLFRITVPLVAGYVVINVILGFKGFLNAYDIIVGLTNGGPGTATRSIAMTIIAGFNGGDYAYQMANATIFFIVAVVISLLQLSLTRGRNQLS, encoded by the coding sequence ATGAGCACGACCACGACGATCGTCACCCAGGGCGATCCGACGACCAGGCGCAGCAGCCGCCGGGTGGAGCCGATCTACTACCTCTTCCTGCTCCCCAGCCTCGTGCTGTTCACGCTGGCGATCACAGTGCCCGGGGTCATCGGCATCTTCTTCAGCTTCACCGACTCGATCGGCATCGGCGACTGGAACTTCGTCGGCCTGACGAACTACATCGCGCTCCTCAGCGACCCGGCCATCCTGCAGAGCTACCTGTTCACGTTCGGCTTCGCGGTCGCCACCGTGATCGTCGTCAACGTGGTGGCGTTCCTGCTGGCGGTCGGACTGACCTCCCGCATCCGGCTCAAGACGGGCTTGCGCACGATCTTCGTGATCCCCATGGTGATCTCGGGCATCATCATCGCCTACGTCTTCAACTTCCTGTTCTCGAACTCCCTCCCGGCGGCCGGCGGTGCGCTCGGCATCCCGTGGCTGGCGACCAGCCTCCTGGCCAACCCCGACCTGGCCTGGGTGGCGATCGTGATCGTCACGGCCTGGCAGGCGATCCCCGGCACTCTCCTCATCTACATCGCTGGACTCCTCTCGGTGCCGGGCGATGTCTACGAGGCCGCCGACCTCGACGGCGCGTCCAAGACGCAGCAACTGTTCCGGATCACCGTGCCTCTGGTCGCCGGGTACGTCGTGATCAACGTCATCCTCGGATTCAAGGGCTTCCTCAACGCCTACGACATCATCGTCGGCCTCACCAACGGCGGCCCCGGAACGGCGACCCGCAGCATCGCCATGACGATCATCGCGGGATTCAACGGCGGCGACTACGCCTACCAGATGGCGAACGCCACCATCTTCTTCATCGTCGCTGTCGTCATTTCCCTCCTCCAGCTCTCGCTCACGCGTGGAAGGAACCAGCTCTCATGA
- a CDS encoding carbohydrate ABC transporter permease, which translates to MTTSQPALAFEQADVSVGLQRVSPDKRPKLTERVNVSGTIVLILCAVTVLLPLYVTISMAFKTTGQAVDGNAFSLPAPFSVEGFVEAWTLTKFPVGAAISLLVTAGTVIATIVLAAFASYAIVRNWDRRLFRYSFFYLLAAMFIPFPVVALPQIQLTGRVGLDNPVGVVVLATMFQLSFSVLLFTAFLRSIPLELEESARIDGASTWQTFWHMIFPLLAPMSATVGIFAFLYAWNDFMMPSLIISDPALQTLPVRQNLFQTQFSNNYNVSFASYLMAMAPAIIAYLFTQRWVMEGVTQGAVKG; encoded by the coding sequence ATGACCACCAGTCAGCCCGCCCTCGCCTTCGAACAGGCGGATGTCTCCGTCGGCCTGCAGCGCGTCTCGCCGGACAAGCGCCCCAAGCTCACCGAGCGTGTGAACGTGTCGGGCACGATCGTGCTCATCCTGTGCGCCGTCACCGTGCTGCTGCCCCTCTACGTGACGATCTCCATGGCGTTCAAGACGACCGGGCAGGCCGTCGACGGCAACGCCTTCTCGCTTCCCGCGCCGTTCAGCGTCGAAGGCTTCGTGGAGGCGTGGACCCTCACGAAGTTCCCGGTGGGCGCGGCGATCTCGTTGCTCGTGACCGCCGGCACCGTCATCGCGACGATCGTCCTCGCCGCGTTCGCGTCCTACGCGATCGTTCGCAATTGGGACCGGCGGCTGTTCCGGTACTCGTTCTTCTACCTGCTCGCCGCGATGTTCATCCCGTTCCCGGTGGTGGCGCTGCCGCAGATCCAGCTCACCGGCCGAGTCGGGCTCGACAACCCGGTGGGAGTCGTCGTGCTGGCGACCATGTTCCAGCTGAGCTTCAGCGTGCTCCTGTTCACGGCATTCCTGCGCTCGATCCCGCTCGAGCTCGAGGAGAGCGCACGCATCGACGGCGCCTCCACGTGGCAGACGTTCTGGCACATGATCTTCCCGCTCCTCGCTCCGATGAGCGCCACGGTCGGCATCTTCGCGTTCCTGTACGCCTGGAACGACTTCATGATGCCGTCGCTGATCATCTCCGACCCGGCGCTGCAGACGCTCCCGGTGCGGCAGAACCTGTTCCAGACGCAGTTCAGCAACAACTACAACGTCTCGTTCGCCTCTTACCTCATGGCCATGGCGCCCGCCATCATCGCCTACCTGTTCACGCAGCGCTGGGTCATGGAGGGCGTCACCCAGGGCGCCGTCAAGGGCTGA